A window from Peptostreptococcaceae bacterium encodes these proteins:
- a CDS encoding type IV toxin-antitoxin system AbiEi family antitoxin domain-containing protein, with translation MTYAEEILKIASDNNGIVTTAQITHAGIHRHHLSLLVDKGLLERSERGVYILPTVFDDEMLNLQTRFKRGIFSHETALFLLDLSDRTPIKYSMTFPHQYNTTTIDSSKVKYYRVKDEFYEIGIISIPSPNGNPVRAYNAERTLCDILKATSKTEIQIVTDAFKHYTRTDKKDIPLLSKYAKLFNVDKKLRSYLEVLL, from the coding sequence ATGACTTATGCTGAAGAGATTCTAAAAATCGCATCTGATAATAATGGAATAGTAACAACGGCTCAAATTACTCACGCCGGTATACACCGCCACCATTTGTCTCTTCTTGTGGACAAAGGCCTGCTGGAACGTTCCGAACGCGGTGTATATATTCTCCCCACAGTTTTCGATGACGAAATGCTTAATTTACAAACACGTTTTAAGCGGGGAATATTTTCTCACGAAACGGCTCTATTCCTTTTAGACTTATCTGACCGAACGCCAATAAAATATTCCATGACCTTTCCTCATCAGTACAATACAACTACAATAGATTCTAGCAAAGTGAAATATTATCGTGTTAAGGATGAATTCTACGAAATTGGCATCATCTCGATTCCTTCTCCAAATGGCAATCCAGTTAGAGCATATAATGCTGAAAGAACGCTTTGCGATATTTTAAAAGCAACTAGTAAAACTGAGATTCAAATTGTAACTGATGCTTTCAAGCATTATACTCGTACCGACAAAAAAGATATCCCATTGCTCTCGAAATATGCAAAGCTTTTTAATGTCGATAAAAAACTACGTTCATACTTGGAGGTATTGCTATGA
- a CDS encoding virulence RhuM family protein yields the protein MDNKTDMLIYRTEDGRTKIDVRLENETVWMTQKAIAELYQKGINTINEHIKSIYEEGELEENRTIRKNRIVQNEGNRRVEREIRFYNLEMIIAIGYRVRSSRGMQFRRWATERLNEYLVKGFTMDDARLKGMRNIGDDYFDELLERIRDIRASEKRFYKKITDIYALSIDYDSKSEAAKIFFATVQNKLHFAVHGHTAAEIIEQRVDASKDNMGLSTWKGEKVRRNDVAIAKNYLTESEIKALNRIVTMYLDYAEDRAERRSPMHMKDWSEKLNAFLKFNERDILTNAGSISHEVAKELAAAEYEKFNKCRLETPERDDFDIYLEENKMK from the coding sequence GTGGATAATAAAACCGATATGTTGATTTACCGTACGGAAGATGGTAGAACAAAGATAGATGTGAGACTTGAAAATGAAACGGTATGGATGACTCAGAAGGCTATTGCCGAGCTTTATCAAAAGGGAATAAATACTATTAATGAGCATATAAAAAGCATTTATGAAGAAGGGGAATTGGAAGAAAATCGAACTATTCGGAAAAACCGAATAGTTCAAAACGAAGGCAATAGGCGGGTTGAGAGGGAAATAAGGTTTTACAATCTGGAAATGATAATTGCCATTGGCTACAGGGTTCGGTCAAGTAGAGGTATGCAGTTTAGACGTTGGGCAACAGAAAGGTTAAACGAATACTTGGTCAAGGGATTCACCATGGATGATGCCCGACTCAAGGGCATGAGAAATATAGGTGACGATTATTTCGACGAACTCTTGGAACGCATCCGGGATATCAGAGCTTCCGAAAAGCGGTTCTACAAGAAAATTACGGATATTTATGCTTTGTCGATTGACTACGATTCCAAATCGGAAGCGGCTAAGATATTTTTTGCTACGGTTCAAAACAAACTTCACTTTGCTGTTCATGGACACACGGCAGCTGAGATTATAGAACAAAGAGTTGATGCATCAAAAGACAATATGGGTCTTTCCACCTGGAAAGGTGAGAAAGTCCGCAGAAATGATGTAGCAATTGCAAAGAATTATTTGACTGAGTCGGAGATTAAGGCTTTAAACCGTATTGTGACGATGTATTTGGATTATGCGGAGGATCGGGCTGAAAGAAGAAGTCCTATGCACATGAAAGACTGGAGTGAAAAACTAAATGCATTTTTAAAATTTAATGAGCGGGATATATTGACAAATGCAGGCAGTATTTCGCATGAAGTAGCCAAGGAACTTGCTGCTGCAGAATACGAAAAATTTAACAAGTGTAGGTTGGAAACGCCTGAAAGGGATGATTTCGACATATATTTGGAAGAAAATAAAATGAAATAA